The Dendropsophus ebraccatus isolate aDenEbr1 chromosome 3, aDenEbr1.pat, whole genome shotgun sequence genome includes a region encoding these proteins:
- the LOC138786712 gene encoding zinc finger protein 665-like isoform X1 produces the protein MTVTSWQVLEAHGEGEDLNNINTTDMMVKEEETDLSGDEQYKEAITTGIDLNYISATDTGIKEEEEEETDLSGDEQYIEDITTGKGLNYINATDIRIKEEEEETDVSGDEQYKDDIITGKVLNYINATDTRIKEEEEETDVSGDEQYKEDITTGKGLNYINATDIRIKEEEEETDVSSDEQYNDAIPTADDCTKWSEGQGAHQSDESSQNQRSHSGKKQYTCLECGKCFIRKGACDRHQRRHAGELFSCSECSKSFTDKSNLVDHQRIHTGEKPYSCLECGRCFHAKSNLVFHLRTHSGTKPFSCSECGKCFTHKSCLTKHKKIHTGVKPYECSECGKCFLRKHHLATHQRQHTGERPFECLECGKCFTQPSHLASHKITYHKAKSPYSCSECDKSFDTKKRLEEHKNSHTGEKPFVCSQCGECFSKRLQLVKHQRIHTGEMPFSCLECGKCFTVKKSLEEHQKIHTGGKGFSCSECGKWFNVKKNLEEHQKAHTGEKPFLCSECGKCFPHKSELGRHQLTHTRDKSFECLECGKCFNRKSALVTHQRTHTGEKPFECSDCGKCFTQKLHLVHHQMTHTGEAPFSCSECGKGFTRLGSLVRHKVTHSAIKPFACSECSRCFSRKSHLVRHQETHLGEKPGKGITQLGGLVRHKVAFACSECTKCFGQKSHLVRHQKTHSAIKPFACSECSRCFSRKSHLVRHQETHSGEKCVRVCSCSECGKCFLSQKYLLEHVKCHTGEKPFPCPE, from the exons atgactgtgacatcatggcaggtcctggaagcacacggcGAG GGTGAAGATCTGAACAATATAAACACTACAGACATGATGGtcaaagaagaagagacagatttgagtggtgatgagcagtataaggaggccATTACTACAGGAATAGATCTGAATTATATTAGTGCTACAGACACAgggataaaagaagaagaagaggaggagacagatttgagcggtgatgagcagtatatagaggatattacTACAGGAAAAGGTCTGAATTATattaatgctacagacataaggataaaagaagaagaagaggagacagatgtgagtggtgatgagcagtataaggatgACATCATTACAGGAAAAGTTCTGAATTATATTAATGCTACAGACACAaggataaaagaagaagaagaggagacagatgtgagcggtgatgagcagtataaggaggacattacTACAGGAAAAGGTCTGAATTATattaatgctacagacataaggataaaagaagaagaggaggagacagatgtgagcagtgatgagcagtataatgaTGCCATTCCTACAG CAGATGACTGTACGAAGTGGTCAGAGGGACAAGGAGCACACCAAAGCGACGAATCATCTCAAAATCAAAGGTCTCACTCAGGGAAGAAGCAATatacatgtttagaatgtggtaaatgttttattcGGAAAGGAGCTTGTGACCGACATCAGAGAAGACATGCGGGAGAActtttttcatgttcagaatgtagtaaaagctTTACTGATAAATCAAATCTCGttgaccatcaaagaattcacacaggggagaagccatattcatgtttagaatgCGGTAGGTGTTTTCATGCAAAATCAAATTTAGTCTTCCATCTGAGAACTCACTCAGGAaccaagccgttttcatgttctgaatgtggcaaATGCTTTACTCATAAATCATGTCTTACCAAGCATAAAAAAATTCACACGGGGGTGAAACCATAtgaatgttcagaatgtggaaaatgctttttGAGGAAACACCATCTTGCTACACATCAAAGACAGCATACAGGGGAGAGGCCATTTGAATGTTTAGagtgtggtaaatgttttactcAGCCATCACATCTTGCTAGCCATAAAATAACTTATCACAAGGCAAAGAGTCCAtattcgtgttcagaatgtgacAAAAGCTTTGATACGAAAAAACGCTTGGAGGAACATAAAAATtctcacactggggagaagccatttgtATGTTCACAATGTGGGGAATGTTTTAGTAAAAGATTGCAGCTTGTtaagcatcaaagaattcacactggTGAGATGccgttttcatgtttagaatgtggaaaatgttttacagtgaaaaaaagtctTGAGGAACATCAGAAGATTCACACAGGTGGGAAAgggttttcatgttcagaatgtgggaaatggtttaatgtgaaaaaaaatcttgAGGAACATCAAAAAGCTCACACAGGTGAGAAACCGTTtttgtgttcagaatgtgggaaatgttttcctcACAAATCAGAGCTTGGTAGACATCAATTAACTCACACACGGGATAAGTCATTTGAatgcttagaatgtgggaaatgttttaatcgcAAATCAGCGCTTGTtacacatcaaagaactcacacaggggagaagccatttgaatgttcagattgtgggaaatgttttactcaaaaattaCATCTTGTTCATCATCAGATGACTCACACAGGGGAAGCCCCGTTTTCctgctcagaatgtggaaaaggtTTTACACGGTTAGGAAGTCTTGTGAGAcataaagtaactcactcagctATAAAGCCATTTGCATGTTCAGAATGCAGTAGATGTTTCAGtcggaaatcacatcttgttagaCATCAAGAAACTCATTTAGGAGAGAAACCTGGTAAAGGTATTACGCAGTTAGGAGGTCTTGTGAGACATAAAGTAGCTTTTGCATGTTCAGAATGTACTAAATGTTTTGGtcagaaatcacatcttgttagaCATCAAAAAACTCACTCAGCAATAAAGCCATTTGCATGTTCAGAATGCAGTAGATGTTTCAGtcggaaatcacatcttgttagaCATCAAGAAACTCACTCAGGAGAGAAATGTGTTCGTGTTtgttcgtgttcagaatgtggcaaatgctTTTTAAGTCAAAAATACCTTCTTGAGCATGTTAAatgtcacacaggagaaaagccatttccATGCCCAGAATGA
- the LOC138786712 gene encoding zinc finger protein 665-like isoform X2: MTVTSWQVLEAHGEGEDLNNINTTDMMVKEEETDLSGDEQYKEAITTGIDLNYISATDTGIKEEEEEETDLSGDEQYIEDITTGKGLNYINATDIRIKEEEEETDVSGDEQYKDDIITGKVLNYINATDTRIKEEEEETDVSGDEQYKEDITTGKGLNYINATDIRIKEEEEETDVSSDEQYNDAIPTDDCTKWSEGQGAHQSDESSQNQRSHSGKKQYTCLECGKCFIRKGACDRHQRRHAGELFSCSECSKSFTDKSNLVDHQRIHTGEKPYSCLECGRCFHAKSNLVFHLRTHSGTKPFSCSECGKCFTHKSCLTKHKKIHTGVKPYECSECGKCFLRKHHLATHQRQHTGERPFECLECGKCFTQPSHLASHKITYHKAKSPYSCSECDKSFDTKKRLEEHKNSHTGEKPFVCSQCGECFSKRLQLVKHQRIHTGEMPFSCLECGKCFTVKKSLEEHQKIHTGGKGFSCSECGKWFNVKKNLEEHQKAHTGEKPFLCSECGKCFPHKSELGRHQLTHTRDKSFECLECGKCFNRKSALVTHQRTHTGEKPFECSDCGKCFTQKLHLVHHQMTHTGEAPFSCSECGKGFTRLGSLVRHKVTHSAIKPFACSECSRCFSRKSHLVRHQETHLGEKPGKGITQLGGLVRHKVAFACSECTKCFGQKSHLVRHQKTHSAIKPFACSECSRCFSRKSHLVRHQETHSGEKCVRVCSCSECGKCFLSQKYLLEHVKCHTGEKPFPCPE, translated from the exons atgactgtgacatcatggcaggtcctggaagcacacggcGAG GGTGAAGATCTGAACAATATAAACACTACAGACATGATGGtcaaagaagaagagacagatttgagtggtgatgagcagtataaggaggccATTACTACAGGAATAGATCTGAATTATATTAGTGCTACAGACACAgggataaaagaagaagaagaggaggagacagatttgagcggtgatgagcagtatatagaggatattacTACAGGAAAAGGTCTGAATTATattaatgctacagacataaggataaaagaagaagaagaggagacagatgtgagtggtgatgagcagtataaggatgACATCATTACAGGAAAAGTTCTGAATTATATTAATGCTACAGACACAaggataaaagaagaagaagaggagacagatgtgagcggtgatgagcagtataaggaggacattacTACAGGAAAAGGTCTGAATTATattaatgctacagacataaggataaaagaagaagaggaggagacagatgtgagcagtgatgagcagtataatgaTGCCATTCCTACAG ATGACTGTACGAAGTGGTCAGAGGGACAAGGAGCACACCAAAGCGACGAATCATCTCAAAATCAAAGGTCTCACTCAGGGAAGAAGCAATatacatgtttagaatgtggtaaatgttttattcGGAAAGGAGCTTGTGACCGACATCAGAGAAGACATGCGGGAGAActtttttcatgttcagaatgtagtaaaagctTTACTGATAAATCAAATCTCGttgaccatcaaagaattcacacaggggagaagccatattcatgtttagaatgCGGTAGGTGTTTTCATGCAAAATCAAATTTAGTCTTCCATCTGAGAACTCACTCAGGAaccaagccgttttcatgttctgaatgtggcaaATGCTTTACTCATAAATCATGTCTTACCAAGCATAAAAAAATTCACACGGGGGTGAAACCATAtgaatgttcagaatgtggaaaatgctttttGAGGAAACACCATCTTGCTACACATCAAAGACAGCATACAGGGGAGAGGCCATTTGAATGTTTAGagtgtggtaaatgttttactcAGCCATCACATCTTGCTAGCCATAAAATAACTTATCACAAGGCAAAGAGTCCAtattcgtgttcagaatgtgacAAAAGCTTTGATACGAAAAAACGCTTGGAGGAACATAAAAATtctcacactggggagaagccatttgtATGTTCACAATGTGGGGAATGTTTTAGTAAAAGATTGCAGCTTGTtaagcatcaaagaattcacactggTGAGATGccgttttcatgtttagaatgtggaaaatgttttacagtgaaaaaaagtctTGAGGAACATCAGAAGATTCACACAGGTGGGAAAgggttttcatgttcagaatgtgggaaatggtttaatgtgaaaaaaaatcttgAGGAACATCAAAAAGCTCACACAGGTGAGAAACCGTTtttgtgttcagaatgtgggaaatgttttcctcACAAATCAGAGCTTGGTAGACATCAATTAACTCACACACGGGATAAGTCATTTGAatgcttagaatgtgggaaatgttttaatcgcAAATCAGCGCTTGTtacacatcaaagaactcacacaggggagaagccatttgaatgttcagattgtgggaaatgttttactcaaaaattaCATCTTGTTCATCATCAGATGACTCACACAGGGGAAGCCCCGTTTTCctgctcagaatgtggaaaaggtTTTACACGGTTAGGAAGTCTTGTGAGAcataaagtaactcactcagctATAAAGCCATTTGCATGTTCAGAATGCAGTAGATGTTTCAGtcggaaatcacatcttgttagaCATCAAGAAACTCATTTAGGAGAGAAACCTGGTAAAGGTATTACGCAGTTAGGAGGTCTTGTGAGACATAAAGTAGCTTTTGCATGTTCAGAATGTACTAAATGTTTTGGtcagaaatcacatcttgttagaCATCAAAAAACTCACTCAGCAATAAAGCCATTTGCATGTTCAGAATGCAGTAGATGTTTCAGtcggaaatcacatcttgttagaCATCAAGAAACTCACTCAGGAGAGAAATGTGTTCGTGTTtgttcgtgttcagaatgtggcaaatgctTTTTAAGTCAAAAATACCTTCTTGAGCATGTTAAatgtcacacaggagaaaagccatttccATGCCCAGAATGA